A window from Bosea sp. ANAM02 encodes these proteins:
- a CDS encoding UvrD-helicase domain-containing protein, translated as MSDADPFSAPPPRPGGLAARAAAQPAAGYLAGLNPEQRQAVEATEGPVLVLAGAGTGKTRVLTTRIGHLISTSRAYPSQILAVTFTNKAAREMKERVAHLVGPVAEGMPWLGTFHSISAKLLRRHAELLDLRSDFTILDTDDQIRLMKQVIQAEGIDEKRWPGRMLAGFIDSWKNRGLAPKDVPHGEAAVFANGKGGKLYAAYQERLTALNAVDFGDLLLHCLTLFRDYPDVLQTYHDRFRYILVDEYQDTNTAQYLWLRLLAQGRRNICCVGDDDQSIYGWRGAEVDNILRFEHDFPGATVIRLERNYRSTGHILATASKLIARNEGRLGKTLRTEDALGEKVTITGAWDSQEEARLISDEIEAMQANKHNLAEVAVLVRISAQMREIEERFVQAGVPYRVIGGPRFYERAEIRDALAYLRCVVSATDDLAFERIVNVPKRGLGDATVQLLHNHARATGFSLMQSARAAVESDELKPKARTALRELVDAFGRWSKRAEHMPQGELAELVLEESGYTEMWKKDRSADAAGRLENLKELVRSLDEFPDLPAFLEHVSLVMDVADGEAEARVSIMTLHAAKGLEFDTVFLPGWEEGLFPNQRALDESGRAGLEEERRLAHVGLTRARKKLKLYFASNRRIHGLWQTSLPSRFIDELPEEHVEVEQAPTSYSQGGYGASRFDRMESFGSTYNTPGWQRAQENRARNGGSGSGFSESGRGFGQGNFGGGSRQRGPLLIEGELTAKSSGESAYGEGARVFHVKFGPGSVASVDGNKLTVDFDKAGRKMVLDSFVQKAG; from the coding sequence TTGTCCGACGCAGACCCCTTTTCCGCTCCCCCGCCGCGCCCCGGCGGCCTCGCCGCGCGCGCAGCCGCGCAGCCGGCGGCCGGCTATCTCGCGGGGCTGAACCCGGAGCAGCGCCAGGCGGTCGAGGCGACGGAAGGCCCGGTTCTGGTGCTGGCGGGCGCCGGCACCGGCAAGACCCGCGTGCTCACCACCCGCATCGGTCACTTGATCTCGACCAGCCGTGCCTACCCGTCCCAAATCCTCGCCGTCACCTTCACCAACAAGGCGGCGCGCGAGATGAAGGAGCGCGTCGCCCATCTCGTCGGCCCGGTCGCCGAGGGCATGCCCTGGCTCGGCACCTTCCATTCGATCTCGGCCAAGCTGCTGCGCCGTCATGCCGAACTGCTCGACCTGCGCAGCGACTTCACCATCCTCGACACCGACGACCAGATCCGCCTGATGAAGCAGGTGATCCAGGCCGAGGGCATCGACGAGAAGCGCTGGCCCGGCCGCATGCTGGCCGGCTTCATCGATAGCTGGAAGAACCGCGGCCTGGCGCCCAAGGACGTGCCGCATGGCGAGGCCGCCGTCTTCGCCAATGGCAAGGGCGGCAAGCTCTACGCCGCCTATCAGGAGCGCCTGACGGCGCTGAACGCCGTCGATTTCGGCGATCTCCTGCTGCACTGCCTGACGCTGTTCCGCGACTATCCGGACGTGCTCCAGACCTATCACGACCGCTTCCGCTACATCCTCGTCGACGAGTACCAGGACACCAACACGGCGCAGTATCTCTGGCTGCGCCTGCTGGCCCAGGGCCGCCGCAACATCTGCTGCGTCGGCGACGACGATCAGTCGATCTATGGCTGGCGCGGCGCCGAGGTCGACAACATCCTGCGCTTCGAGCACGATTTCCCCGGCGCGACCGTGATCCGGCTGGAGCGCAACTACCGTTCGACCGGCCATATCCTCGCCACCGCCTCCAAGCTGATCGCCCGCAACGAGGGCCGCCTCGGCAAGACCTTGCGCACCGAGGACGCGCTCGGCGAGAAGGTCACCATCACCGGCGCCTGGGACAGCCAGGAGGAGGCCCGCCTGATCTCCGACGAGATCGAGGCGATGCAGGCGAACAAGCACAACCTCGCCGAGGTCGCGGTGCTCGTGCGCATCTCCGCCCAGATGCGCGAGATCGAGGAGCGCTTCGTCCAGGCCGGCGTGCCTTATCGCGTCATCGGCGGCCCGCGCTTTTACGAGCGCGCCGAAATCCGCGATGCGCTCGCCTATCTGCGCTGCGTGGTCTCGGCCACCGACGATCTCGCCTTCGAGCGCATCGTCAACGTGCCGAAGCGCGGGCTCGGCGACGCGACCGTCCAGCTCCTGCACAACCACGCCCGCGCCACCGGCTTCTCGCTGATGCAATCGGCCCGCGCCGCGGTCGAGAGCGACGAGTTGAAGCCCAAGGCCCGCACCGCGCTGCGCGAACTGGTCGACGCTTTCGGCCGCTGGTCGAAACGCGCCGAGCACATGCCGCAGGGCGAGCTGGCCGAGCTGGTGCTGGAGGAATCCGGCTATACCGAGATGTGGAAGAAGGACCGCTCGGCCGATGCCGCCGGGCGGCTGGAAAACCTCAAGGAACTCGTCCGCTCGCTCGACGAATTCCCGGACCTGCCGGCCTTCCTCGAGCACGTCTCGCTGGTCATGGATGTCGCCGATGGCGAGGCCGAGGCGCGCGTCTCGATCATGACGCTGCACGCCGCCAAGGGGCTGGAATTCGATACGGTCTTCCTGCCCGGCTGGGAGGAAGGCCTGTTTCCGAACCAGCGCGCCCTCGACGAGAGCGGCCGCGCGGGACTGGAGGAGGAGCGCCGCCTCGCCCATGTCGGCCTCACCCGCGCCCGCAAGAAGCTGAAGCTCTATTTCGCCTCGAACCGCCGCATTCACGGCCTCTGGCAGACCAGCCTGCCCTCACGCTTCATCGACGAATTGCCGGAGGAGCATGTCGAGGTCGAGCAGGCTCCGACCAGCTATTCGCAGGGCGGCTACGGCGCCTCGCGCTTCGACCGGATGGAGAGCTTCGGTTCGACCTACAACACGCCGGGCTGGCAGCGCGCGCAGGAAAACCGGGCCAGAAATGGCGGGTCCGGCAGCGGATTCTCGGAAAGCGGCCGCGGCTTCGGCCAAGGCAATTTCGGTGGCGGCTCGCGCCAGCGGGGACCGCTGCTGATCGAGGGCGAGCTGACGGCGAAATCATCCGGCGAATCCGCCTATGGCGAAGGCGCCCGCGTCTTCCACGTCAAGTTCGGCCCGGGATCGGTGGCGAGCGTCGACGGCAACAAGCTGACCGTCGACTTCGACAAGGCAGGGCGGAAGATGGTGCTGGATTCCTTCGTGCAGAAGGCGGGGTGA
- a CDS encoding acyl-CoA dehydrogenase family protein: protein MVDHATRPDWEIINQVPVLAGYDAFAADPVLPGIVAAFGADWARERLHEAGRTVGSADVQELAWLANRYSPELKAFDRFGNRIDEIAFHPAWHELMGLAIGQETHALAWNRPEPGAQVARAALQYLWYGAESGICCPISMTYAAVPVLKQDAALWEQWGKLITSDCYDPQQGPAHLKTGATVGTAMTETQGGSDLRQTQTTAEDNRDGTWSLHGRKWFFSVPHSDVFLTLARTGEGISCFAVPGWLPDGSRNGVAIQRLKDKIGNRSNASSEVEFRGAIGHLIGEPGRGIRTGLSMNHNSRLDIAAASSGLMRMAVSLAAHHAQHRRAFQKALIDQPIMQNVLADLAIEAEAAAWLAFRLFAALDRQEASESERSLARVGAPIAKYWITRRAPAVVTEALECHGGNGFIEENPTARLYREAPLNAIWEGSGNVICLDVLRSLAREAVAVDVLRAELMAAAGADRRYDAALKRLEAELPEMMRNEGQARRLTERLALMLQGSLLLRNAPAAVAHAFIATRLDGAWSGQFGDLPPAVDAAVLARRAVPVVSQTRLARGTLSRRERAG from the coding sequence ATGGTGGATCATGCAACCCGGCCCGACTGGGAAATCATCAACCAGGTGCCGGTGCTGGCCGGCTACGACGCCTTCGCCGCCGATCCGGTGCTGCCGGGGATCGTCGCGGCCTTCGGCGCCGATTGGGCGCGCGAGCGGCTGCATGAGGCGGGGCGGACGGTGGGCTCGGCTGATGTGCAGGAGCTGGCCTGGCTCGCCAACCGCTACTCGCCCGAGCTGAAGGCCTTCGACCGCTTCGGCAACCGCATCGACGAGATCGCCTTTCACCCGGCCTGGCACGAGCTGATGGGGCTCGCGATCGGGCAGGAGACGCATGCGCTCGCCTGGAACCGGCCGGAGCCCGGGGCGCAGGTGGCGCGCGCTGCCCTGCAATATCTCTGGTACGGCGCTGAAAGCGGCATCTGCTGCCCGATCAGCATGACCTATGCCGCCGTGCCGGTGCTGAAGCAGGACGCCGCGCTGTGGGAGCAGTGGGGCAAGCTCATCACGTCCGATTGTTACGATCCGCAGCAGGGGCCGGCGCATCTCAAGACGGGCGCGACCGTCGGCACCGCGATGACCGAGACGCAAGGTGGCTCGGACCTGCGCCAGACCCAGACGACGGCCGAGGATAATCGCGACGGCACATGGTCGCTGCACGGGCGGAAATGGTTCTTCTCGGTGCCGCATTCCGACGTCTTCCTGACGCTGGCACGGACGGGCGAGGGCATTTCCTGCTTCGCCGTGCCGGGCTGGCTGCCGGATGGTTCGCGCAACGGCGTCGCGATCCAGCGCTTGAAGGACAAGATCGGCAATCGCTCGAATGCCTCCTCGGAAGTCGAATTCAGGGGAGCGATCGGCCATCTGATCGGTGAGCCGGGCCGCGGCATCCGCACGGGCCTGTCGATGAACCATAATTCGCGGCTCGATATCGCGGCGGCGTCATCCGGGTTGATGCGGATGGCGGTGTCGCTCGCGGCGCATCACGCCCAGCATCGTCGCGCCTTCCAGAAGGCGCTGATCGACCAGCCGATCATGCAGAACGTGCTGGCGGACCTAGCTATCGAGGCCGAGGCGGCGGCCTGGCTCGCCTTCCGGCTGTTCGCGGCGCTCGACCGGCAGGAGGCGTCGGAAAGCGAGCGCTCGCTGGCGCGGGTCGGGGCGCCGATCGCGAAATACTGGATCACGCGGCGGGCGCCGGCCGTCGTCACGGAGGCGCTGGAATGCCATGGCGGCAACGGCTTCATCGAGGAGAACCCGACGGCGCGGCTCTACAGGGAGGCGCCGCTCAACGCGATCTGGGAGGGCTCGGGCAACGTGATCTGCCTCGACGTGCTGCGCTCGCTGGCGCGCGAGGCAGTGGCGGTCGATGTGCTGCGGGCGGAGCTGATGGCGGCGGCGGGAGCTGACCGGCGCTACGATGCGGCGTTGAAGCGTCTGGAGGCGGAGTTGCCGGAGATGATGCGCAACGAGGGGCAGGCGCGGCGGTTGACGGAGCGGCTGGCGCTGATGCTGCAGGGTTCGCTGCTGCTGCGGAATGCGCCGGCTGCCGTGGCGCATGCGTTCATCGCGACCCGGCTGGATGGCGCATGGTCAGGGCAGTTCGGAGACCTGCCACCGGCGGTGGATGCGGCGGTGCTGGCGCGACGGGCTGTGCCGGTCGTGAGCCAGACTCGTTTAGCGCGGGGAACCCTCTCCCGTAGGGAGAGGGCAGGGTGA
- a CDS encoding DUF3419 family protein, whose protein sequence is MTQQATQTARAARRMTSSGLGQAVRRSKKLSKAGMLEWLFARAFSGLVYPQIWEDPVVDMAALELKAGDHVVAIASGSCNILSYLTAAPIRVSAVDLNATHIALGRLKLAALARMERQEDFLRFFGRANESANVALYDREIAPHLDAVSRGYWEGRGLNGRRRINLFARGFHRYGLLGRFIGTGHVLARLLGGNPKAMLAARDLAEQRALYDRHLAPVFERRLVRWLVRQPASLYGLGIPPAQYKALAADGEDGILGALKLRLERLACGFDLKENYFAQQAFGRRYGEGPDAAFPPYLQKRHFAVVKERAPSVSHRQSAVTSFLEDQPAESCDAYVLLDAQDWMNDADLTALWSQITRTARPGARVIFRTAADERLLPGRVPAAILDQWHYEEEKSRALCRRDRSAIYGGFHLYVLKGQAR, encoded by the coding sequence GTGACGCAACAGGCGACGCAGACGGCGCGCGCGGCCCGCCGCATGACGAGCTCCGGCCTGGGACAGGCTGTCAGACGCAGCAAAAAACTGTCCAAGGCCGGAATGCTGGAATGGCTGTTCGCCCGCGCCTTCTCCGGACTGGTCTATCCGCAGATCTGGGAGGACCCGGTCGTCGACATGGCGGCGCTTGAACTCAAGGCCGGCGACCATGTCGTGGCGATCGCGTCGGGCTCCTGCAACATCCTCTCCTATCTCACGGCAGCGCCGATCCGGGTCAGCGCGGTCGATCTCAACGCCACCCATATCGCGCTCGGTCGGCTGAAGCTCGCGGCTCTGGCACGGATGGAGCGGCAGGAGGATTTCCTGCGCTTCTTCGGCCGGGCCAACGAGAGCGCCAATGTCGCACTCTACGATCGTGAGATCGCTCCGCACCTCGATGCCGTCTCGCGCGGCTACTGGGAGGGGCGGGGCCTGAACGGCCGGCGCCGGATCAATCTCTTCGCTAGGGGATTCCACCGCTACGGCCTGCTCGGCCGCTTCATCGGCACCGGACATGTGCTGGCGCGACTGCTCGGCGGCAATCCGAAGGCGATGCTGGCGGCGCGCGATCTGGCCGAGCAGCGGGCGCTCTACGACAGGCACCTCGCGCCGGTCTTCGAGCGCAGGCTGGTGCGCTGGCTGGTGCGCCAGCCGGCCTCGCTCTATGGGCTCGGCATTCCGCCGGCGCAATACAAGGCGCTGGCCGCCGATGGCGAGGACGGCATCCTGGGTGCCTTGAAGCTCCGGCTGGAGCGGCTGGCCTGCGGATTCGACCTGAAGGAGAATTATTTCGCCCAGCAGGCGTTTGGCCGGCGCTATGGCGAAGGGCCGGATGCGGCCTTCCCGCCCTATCTCCAGAAGCGACATTTCGCGGTGGTGAAGGAACGGGCTCCGAGCGTGTCCCATCGCCAGAGCGCGGTCACGTCCTTCCTCGAAGACCAGCCGGCCGAGAGCTGCGACGCCTATGTGCTGCTCGACGCGCAGGACTGGATGAACGACGCCGATCTCACGGCGCTGTGGTCGCAGATCACGCGCACCGCCCGGCCGGGGGCGCGGGTGATCTTCCGCACCGCCGCCGACGAGCGCCTGCTGCCGGGCCGGGTGCCGGCCGCGATCCTCGACCAATGGCATTACGAGGAAGAGAAGAGCCGCGCGCTCTGCCGGCGGGATCGCTCGGCGATCTATGGCGGCTTCCACCTCTATGTCCTGAAGGGGCAGGCGCGGTGA
- a CDS encoding thioesterase family protein translates to MKHDMRAPALFFAPFVSSAMRVEPQWIDYNGHLNMAYYHVLFDRAVDEVFSLVGLTRDYVETRHASTFAAECHILYKRELTEGDTVRITAQLIAFDDKRLHYYLEMRHANEGWLAATSENLSLHVDMVHRKVTPFPADILANIALMKAAHSMMPLPATIGRIIGMPRKSAIRVEETAEERETETVTQTRH, encoded by the coding sequence ATGAAACACGATATGCGCGCCCCGGCGCTGTTCTTCGCGCCTTTCGTCTCGTCGGCGATGCGGGTCGAGCCGCAATGGATCGACTATAACGGCCATCTCAACATGGCCTATTACCATGTGCTGTTCGACCGGGCGGTCGACGAGGTCTTCTCCCTGGTTGGATTGACCCGCGACTATGTCGAGACGCGCCATGCCTCCACCTTCGCGGCGGAGTGCCACATCCTCTACAAGCGTGAACTGACCGAGGGCGATACCGTGCGCATCACCGCGCAGCTCATCGCCTTCGACGACAAGCGGCTGCATTACTATCTCGAAATGCGGCACGCCAACGAGGGCTGGCTCGCGGCGACCAGCGAGAACCTGTCGCTGCATGTCGACATGGTCCATCGCAAGGTCACGCCCTTCCCGGCCGACATCCTCGCCAACATCGCCCTGATGAAGGCGGCGCACAGCATGATGCCGCTGCCGGCCACGATCGGCCGCATCATCGGCATGCCACGCAAGTCGGCGATCCGGGTCGAAGAGACCGCCGAGGAGCGCGAGACCGAGACGGTGACCCAAACCCGGCACTGA
- the msrB gene encoding peptide-methionine (R)-S-oxide reductase MsrB: protein MSMFGAGKKHEENFPFQLTDAEWRARLTPEQYRILRGHGTERAGSCALNYEKRAGTFSCAGCDQKLFKSGKKFESGTGWPSFDQPLEGAVGTTEDRSYGMLRVEVHCANCGGHLGHVFPDGPPPTGLRYCINGEAMNFEPEA, encoded by the coding sequence ATGAGCATGTTCGGAGCCGGGAAGAAGCACGAGGAGAACTTCCCCTTCCAGCTCACCGACGCCGAATGGCGCGCGCGCCTGACGCCGGAGCAGTATCGCATCCTGCGCGGCCACGGCACCGAGCGGGCCGGCTCCTGCGCGCTGAACTACGAGAAGCGCGCCGGCACCTTCTCCTGCGCCGGCTGCGACCAGAAGCTGTTCAAGTCCGGCAAGAAGTTCGAGAGCGGCACCGGCTGGCCGAGCTTCGACCAGCCGCTGGAAGGTGCGGTCGGCACCACCGAGGATCGCAGCTACGGCATGCTCCGCGTCGAGGTCCATTGCGCCAATTGCGGCGGCCATCTCGGCCATGTCTTCCCGGACGGCCCGCCGCCCACCGGCCTGCGCTACTGCATCAACGGCGAGGCGATGAATTTCGAGCCGGAAGCGTAG
- a CDS encoding type II toxin-antitoxin system HicB family antitoxin gives MRHYIAVVHKDETSCYGVFFPDVNGVFTAGDTLEEAFAQAQEVLAFAAEHWVEDTASDFPEPRSIDELRTDPDFVESSRDAILMAIPFNQTPTRIAAE, from the coding sequence ATGCGACACTACATTGCAGTCGTCCACAAGGACGAGACATCCTGCTACGGCGTGTTTTTTCCGGATGTGAACGGCGTGTTCACGGCTGGCGATACGCTGGAAGAGGCGTTCGCCCAGGCACAGGAAGTCCTCGCATTTGCGGCAGAACACTGGGTCGAGGATACAGCTTCCGATTTTCCCGAGCCGCGCTCGATCGACGAGTTGCGAACCGATCCGGACTTTGTCGAATCGTCCAGGGACGCCATCCTGATGGCCATTCCGTTTAATCAGACACCGACCCGTATCGCCGCCGAGTAA
- a CDS encoding type II toxin-antitoxin system HicA family toxin, giving the protein MLTNSADIIRRLKRDGFALKSTRGSHQKFVHEATKRMVIVPHPKRDIPIGTVHAIYRDAGWDRD; this is encoded by the coding sequence ATGCTTACCAACAGCGCTGACATCATCCGCCGCCTGAAGCGCGATGGCTTCGCCCTGAAGAGCACGCGCGGCTCGCATCAGAAGTTCGTGCACGAGGCGACGAAACGCATGGTGATCGTGCCCCATCCGAAGCGGGACATTCCAATCGGGACCGTCCATGCGATATATAGGGATGCCGGCTGGGATCGAGATTGA
- a CDS encoding potassium channel family protein, with the protein MDAADAPPDHSRFEALRDRLRQLYHGRSPTALRFQAVTTVVDLLILAFFILTPLLRENPAFLWIDYSVAVVMIAEIAARLLASTNMLRLLRQPTMLLDLFILLTLLAPQWLENFGFLRILRLWSLSHKGIVWAQFRQTRFREWETVVRALSNIATFLFVVTGFVYTFFFRHEGGLESYVQALYFTVATVTTTGFGDVTLPGVAGKLTSIVVMIVGITLFVRLAQALFRPNKVLFPCPECALQRHEPDAVYCKACGHKLKIPDDDP; encoded by the coding sequence ATGGATGCCGCCGACGCCCCGCCCGACCATAGCCGCTTCGAAGCCCTGCGCGACCGGCTGCGCCAACTCTATCACGGCCGCTCGCCGACGGCTTTGCGCTTCCAGGCGGTGACGACGGTCGTCGACCTCCTGATCCTCGCCTTCTTCATCCTGACGCCGCTGCTCAGGGAAAATCCGGCCTTCCTCTGGATCGACTACTCCGTCGCTGTGGTCATGATCGCCGAAATCGCGGCGCGCCTGCTGGCCTCGACCAACATGCTCCGGCTGCTGCGCCAGCCGACCATGCTGCTCGATCTCTTCATCCTGCTGACGCTGCTGGCGCCGCAATGGCTGGAGAATTTCGGCTTCCTGCGCATCCTCAGGCTGTGGTCGCTCTCGCATAAGGGCATCGTCTGGGCGCAATTCCGTCAAACCCGCTTCCGCGAATGGGAGACCGTGGTCCGGGCGCTCAGCAATATCGCGACCTTCCTCTTCGTGGTGACCGGCTTCGTCTACACCTTCTTCTTCCGGCACGAGGGCGGGCTGGAGAGCTATGTCCAGGCGCTCTATTTCACGGTCGCGACAGTGACGACGACCGGCTTCGGCGACGTGACCCTGCCGGGCGTGGCCGGCAAGCTGACCTCGATCGTGGTGATGATCGTGGGGATCACGCTCTTCGTGCGGCTGGCGCAGGCGCTGTTCCGCCCGAACAAGGTGCTGTTTCCCTGCCCCGAATGCGCCTTGCAGCGTCACGAGCCGGATGCGGTCTACTGCAAGGCCTGCGGGCACAAGCTGAAGATACCCGACGACGATCCGTGA
- a CDS encoding class I SAM-dependent methyltransferase produces MSAAEAPAGSAAGLMDRIYRHQRHIYDASRKFYLLGRDQLIDGLQPPKGGSVLEIGCGTGRNLIRIAQHYPDCACHGLDVSSAMLATAQGSVAKAGLEGRIALAQADATGFDSQALFGRAGFDRIVISYALSMIPPWQGVVAEALRRLRPGGSLHIVDFGDQAGLPAPFKAALLRWLALFHVTPREDLPEIVRAMSEVAGADCRVSAPYRGYAVHAVATRRRDTA; encoded by the coding sequence GTGAGTGCGGCCGAGGCGCCGGCCGGTTCCGCCGCCGGGCTGATGGACCGGATCTACCGGCACCAGCGCCATATCTACGATGCCAGCCGGAAGTTCTATCTGCTCGGTCGCGACCAGCTCATCGACGGCTTGCAGCCGCCGAAGGGCGGGAGCGTGCTGGAGATCGGCTGCGGCACCGGGCGCAACCTGATCCGCATCGCGCAGCATTATCCGGATTGCGCCTGCCATGGCCTCGACGTTTCCAGCGCAATGCTGGCGACGGCGCAGGGCTCTGTGGCGAAGGCCGGGCTTGAGGGGCGGATCGCGCTCGCGCAGGCCGATGCCACGGGTTTCGACTCCCAAGCTCTGTTCGGCCGCGCCGGTTTCGACCGGATCGTGATCTCCTATGCGCTTTCGATGATTCCGCCCTGGCAGGGCGTCGTCGCCGAGGCCCTGCGTCGGCTTAGGCCCGGCGGCTCGTTGCATATCGTCGATTTCGGCGATCAGGCCGGCTTGCCGGCGCCGTTCAAGGCGGCGCTGCTGCGCTGGCTCGCGCTGTTTCATGTCACGCCGCGCGAGGACCTGCCCGAGATCGTGCGAGCGATGTCTGAGGTCGCTGGGGCCGATTGCCGGGTCAGTGCGCCCTATCGCGGCTACGCCGTGCATGCGGTGGCGACGCGGCGCCGGGACACGGCATAG